Proteins from a single region of Shinella zoogloeoides:
- a CDS encoding IS3 family transposase (programmed frameshift), with the protein MTSKTTNKFSSEVRARAVRMVADHEAEHPSRWAAVSSIAAKIGCSAHTLNEWVKKAEVDSGKRAGLPSDVAEKIKALERENRELRQANEILRKASAYFCPGGARPPTEAMISFIDAHRSVLGVEPICRLLPIAPSTYYEVVAKRTDVDRLSARTRRDMALKIEIRRVFNENFQVYGVRKVWRQLQREGYDVARCTVARLMRMMGLQGVIRGKPVKTTVSDKSAPCPLDRVNRQFFAPAPNMLWLSDFTYVATWQGFVYVAFVIDAFARRIVGWRASRAAHAGFLLDALDQALHDRRPVKRSGLVHHSDRGSQYVSIRYSERLAEAGIEPSVGSVGDSYDNALAETINGLYKAEVIHRRGPWRNFEAVEFATLEWVDWFNNRRLLEPIGNIPPAEAEERYYAMLDAPAMAA; encoded by the exons ATGACAAGCAAGACGACGAACAAATTTTCTTCTGAAGTCCGCGCCCGCGCCGTTCGAATGGTGGCCGATCATGAAGCCGAACATCCTTCCCGGTGGGCGGCTGTATCTTCCATAGCGGCCAAGATCGGTTGCTCGGCGCATACGCTCAATGAATGGGTGAAGAAGGCCGAGGTCGACAGCGGCAAGCGTGCAGGTTTGCCGAGTGACGTGGCGGAGAAGATAAAGGCTTTGGAGCGGGAGAACCGGGAGCTTCGTCAGGCGAATGAGATTTTACGCAAGGCCTCTGCGTATT TTTGCCCAGGCGGAGCTCGACCGCCCACTGAAGCGATGATTTCCTTCATCGATGCACACCGCTCGGTGCTCGGGGTCGAGCCGATCTGCAGGCTGCTGCCGATTGCCCCGTCCACCTACTATGAGGTCGTTGCCAAACGCACGGACGTGGACCGCCTATCGGCCCGCACCCGACGCGACATGGCCCTGAAGATCGAGATACGCCGGGTGTTCAACGAGAACTTCCAGGTCTATGGCGTGCGCAAAGTCTGGCGGCAGTTGCAGCGAGAAGGTTACGACGTTGCCCGCTGCACCGTCGCTCGGCTTATGAGAATGATGGGGCTTCAAGGCGTCATTCGCGGCAAGCCAGTCAAAACCACCGTGTCGGACAAGTCCGCTCCATGCCCGCTAGACCGGGTGAACCGACAGTTCTTCGCTCCCGCGCCGAACATGCTGTGGTTATCCGATTTCACCTATGTCGCGACTTGGCAGGGCTTCGTTTACGTGGCCTTCGTCATTGATGCCTTCGCTCGCCGTATCGTGGGTTGGCGGGCAAGCCGGGCGGCCCATGCGGGCTTTTTGCTTGATGCCCTCGACCAGGCGCTTCATGATCGGCGGCCCGTCAAACGCAGTGGGCTGGTTCATCATTCCGACCGCGGCTCGCAATACGTATCCATTCGCTATTCCGAACGGCTGGCGGAGGCAGGCATCGAGCCGTCTGTCGGAAGCGTTGGTGATAGTTACGACAATGCTCTCGCCGAAACGATCAACGGTCTTTACAAGGCCGAGGTCATCCATCGGCGAGGACCATGGCGCAACTTCGAAGCCGTGGAGTTCGCCACGCTCGAATGGGTCGATTGGTTCAACAACCGCCGCCTTCTGGAGCCCATCGGCAACATACCGCCAGCCGAGGCCGAAGAACGATACTACGCCATGCTGGACGCACCAGCCATGGCCGCATAA
- a CDS encoding helix-turn-helix transcriptional regulator — MENKINRLLRLKEIIAPKGPIPISRSSWLKKVGTGEYPRPVKLGPRTTVWREQDIVALIRRLETEAGHDV, encoded by the coding sequence ATGGAGAATAAGATCAACCGCTTGTTGCGGCTCAAGGAAATTATCGCCCCCAAAGGCCCAATCCCAATCAGCCGTTCTAGCTGGCTCAAAAAAGTCGGCACGGGTGAATACCCGCGCCCCGTGAAGCTCGGGCCGAGGACGACGGTGTGGCGTGAGCAAGACATAGTAGCCCTCATCCGTCGCCTCGAAACGGAGGCAGGTCATGACGTCTAA
- a CDS encoding IS3 family transposase (programmed frameshift), with translation MKKQRFTEEQIIGVLKEQEAGVKAADLCRKHGISEATFYNWKAKYGGMEVSEAKRLKALEDENAKLKKLLAEQMLDVAALRELLGKKMVGPAAKREAVAHLKVTMGLSERRACQIISADRKTIRYRSTRPPEIELRAKLRDLAKERRRFGYRRLFILLRRDGEPSGVNRIYRLYREEGLSVRKRKARRRAVGTRAPILVVAKANARWSLDFVHDQFACGRRFRILNVVDDVTRECLAAIPDTSISGRRVARELTTLIERRGKPGMIVSDNGTELTSNAILAWSKDHKVEWHYIAPGKPMQNGYVESFNGRMRDELLNESLFFGLDHARSAIAEWADDYNNFRPHSSLGYQTPADYAGIIATTGSNATQYGSFAFPPVATTAPCGVSKTAEALIAAG, from the exons ATGAAGAAGCAGAGATTTACGGAAGAGCAGATTATTGGGGTGCTGAAGGAGCAGGAGGCGGGCGTTAAGGCCGCTGATCTTTGCCGCAAGCACGGGATTTCCGAGGCTACCTTTTACAACTGGAAGGCCAAATACGGCGGCATGGAGGTGTCGGAGGCCAAACGTTTGAAGGCGCTTGAGGACGAGAATGCCAAGCTCAAGAAACTGCTGGCCGAGCAGATGTTGGATGTTGCCGCTCTTCGTGAGCTTCTCG GGAAAAAAATGGTAGGGCCTGCCGCCAAGCGTGAAGCCGTCGCGCATCTGAAGGTCACAATGGGGCTTTCGGAACGGCGGGCCTGCCAGATCATATCTGCCGACCGAAAGACGATCCGCTATCGATCCACACGACCGCCGGAGATCGAGCTGCGAGCGAAGTTGCGCGATCTGGCCAAGGAGCGTCGCCGGTTCGGCTATCGTCGATTGTTCATCTTGCTTCGACGAGACGGAGAGCCGTCCGGTGTCAATCGCATCTACCGGCTCTACCGCGAGGAAGGTCTTTCCGTGCGCAAGCGGAAAGCCAGGCGTCGTGCTGTTGGCACGCGTGCGCCGATCCTCGTCGTAGCAAAGGCCAATGCCCGCTGGTCTCTGGATTTCGTCCACGATCAATTCGCTTGCGGCAGGCGCTTCCGCATCCTCAATGTGGTTGACGACGTCACGCGCGAATGCCTGGCAGCGATCCCGGATACATCGATCTCCGGTCGCCGCGTCGCGCGAGAACTGACGACGCTTATCGAGCGACGAGGCAAGCCGGGCATGATTGTCTCAGACAACGGGACAGAACTGACCTCGAATGCCATCCTCGCCTGGTCGAAGGATCACAAGGTCGAGTGGCACTACATCGCACCGGGAAAGCCAATGCAAAACGGCTATGTCGAGAGCTTCAACGGCCGCATGCGCGATGAGTTGCTCAACGAGAGCCTGTTCTTCGGTCTTGATCATGCCCGTAGCGCCATTGCGGAATGGGCCGACGACTACAACAATTTCCGGCCGCACTCATCGCTCGGCTACCAGACCCCAGCGGACTATGCAGGGATCATCGCCACAACCGGCTCCAACGCTACGCAATATGGAAGCTTCGCATTTCCGCCGGTTGCTACCACCGCGCCATGTGGCGTATCAAAAACCGCCGAGGCTCTAATCGCAGCCGGATGA
- a CDS encoding NAD(P)H-dependent flavin oxidoreductase, with protein sequence MALPAILKDNLRLPVVGAPLFIVSHPALTLAQCKAGVIGAFPALNARPESQLDEWLAEITEGLAAHDAKNPDRPAAPFAVNQIVHRSNKRLEHDLMMCVKYKVPVVISSLGAVPEVNAAIHSYGGIVLHDVINNRHASSAIRKGADGLIAVAAGAGGHAGTLSPFALIQEIREWFDGPLLLSGAIATGGAILAAQAMGADMAYIGSPFIATSEARASEAYKQMIVDSAAADIVYSNYFTGIHGNYLKPSITAAGMDPEHLPEADPTKMDFEQAATGAKAWKDIWGCGQGIGAVKSIGPVEDLVARMEREYIAAKARITA encoded by the coding sequence ATGGCCCTGCCCGCGATCCTCAAGGACAACCTGCGTCTGCCCGTCGTCGGCGCGCCGCTCTTCATCGTCTCCCATCCCGCGCTGACCCTCGCACAATGCAAGGCCGGCGTCATCGGGGCCTTTCCGGCGCTGAACGCGCGCCCGGAAAGCCAGCTCGACGAATGGCTGGCGGAAATCACCGAGGGCCTTGCCGCGCACGACGCGAAGAACCCCGACCGCCCGGCCGCGCCCTTCGCCGTCAACCAGATCGTCCATCGCTCCAACAAGCGGCTGGAACACGACCTGATGATGTGCGTGAAATACAAGGTGCCGGTCGTCATCTCCTCGCTCGGCGCCGTGCCGGAAGTCAACGCCGCGATCCATTCCTACGGCGGCATCGTGCTGCACGACGTCATCAACAACCGCCATGCCAGCTCGGCGATCCGCAAGGGCGCGGACGGGCTGATCGCGGTCGCCGCCGGCGCCGGCGGCCATGCCGGCACACTCTCGCCCTTCGCGCTGATCCAGGAGATCCGCGAATGGTTCGACGGTCCCCTTCTCCTCTCCGGCGCCATCGCGACCGGCGGAGCGATCCTCGCCGCCCAGGCGATGGGTGCCGACATGGCCTATATCGGCTCGCCCTTCATCGCCACCAGCGAGGCGCGGGCGAGCGAGGCCTACAAGCAGATGATCGTCGACAGCGCCGCCGCCGACATCGTCTATTCCAACTATTTCACCGGCATTCACGGCAACTATCTGAAACCCTCCATCACCGCCGCCGGCATGGACCCCGAGCACCTGCCGGAAGCCGACCCGACGAAGATGGATTTCGAGCAGGCCGCGACCGGCGCCAAGGCCTGGAAGGACATCTGGGGCTGCGGCCAGGGCATCGGCGCGGTAAAATCCATCGGCCCGGTGGAGGACCTCGTCGCCCGCATGGAGCGCGAATACATCGCCGCCAAGGCCCGCATCACCGCCTGA
- a CDS encoding biotin transporter BioY: MSGLETAIRNALARSERANAEVRARIYQSARNALEAGLRKQEIHDRATIIAQRQRLEAAIHQIEAEERAQLAAADRAVRVEPAVDVRPEPVLRAERDARPEPTLDVEPRMEAARPAEAGDIGAIRPEREDGFAAGASTASAAEKPAAAEKAADFRPERVAKARKRRGRLFSFLLVVATLIAAFGALAWWVQTSGLLQELQNADDSTPPARVSGEDFSGEDPLKKALDTQSRFSADWRKVFSPGETDKLSAGAAGRFESISTSDGPAVRLTSTNPDRDGAVRIEVSPDILGEMGGKTSTIALTVQSAGDKPVQVAVECDFSTMGGCGRHRFTVSERTDILFQVEFDRSLSPSEAGHLLLNSDITGGNGGVNLFDVRVLPGE, encoded by the coding sequence GTGAGCGGACTGGAAACGGCAATCAGGAACGCGCTGGCGCGCTCGGAACGCGCCAATGCCGAAGTTCGCGCGCGCATCTACCAGTCGGCGCGCAATGCGCTGGAGGCGGGCCTGCGCAAGCAGGAAATCCACGACCGCGCGACGATTATCGCGCAGCGCCAACGGCTGGAAGCCGCCATTCACCAGATCGAGGCCGAGGAGCGGGCGCAGCTTGCCGCCGCCGACCGCGCGGTTCGCGTGGAGCCGGCCGTGGATGTGCGGCCGGAGCCGGTGCTGCGCGCCGAGCGTGATGCACGCCCTGAGCCGACGCTCGATGTGGAGCCGCGCATGGAGGCCGCCCGGCCTGCCGAGGCCGGGGATATCGGCGCCATCCGGCCGGAGCGGGAGGATGGCTTTGCCGCCGGCGCTTCGACGGCATCGGCGGCGGAAAAGCCGGCTGCGGCCGAAAAGGCCGCCGATTTCCGTCCCGAACGTGTCGCCAAGGCCCGCAAGCGCCGTGGCCGCCTGTTCTCCTTCCTTCTTGTCGTTGCGACCCTGATTGCCGCTTTCGGTGCGCTCGCCTGGTGGGTGCAGACGAGCGGGCTGTTGCAGGAATTGCAGAATGCCGACGATTCGACGCCGCCCGCCCGCGTTTCCGGCGAGGATTTTTCGGGCGAGGATCCGCTGAAGAAGGCGCTGGATACCCAGAGCCGCTTTTCCGCCGACTGGCGCAAGGTCTTTTCTCCCGGCGAAACGGACAAGCTCTCTGCCGGCGCGGCGGGCCGCTTCGAATCCATCAGCACAAGCGATGGCCCGGCCGTCCGCCTGACCTCGACCAATCCGGATCGCGACGGCGCGGTGCGCATCGAGGTTTCGCCGGACATCCTCGGCGAGATGGGCGGCAAGACCTCGACGATCGCGCTCACCGTGCAGTCGGCGGGCGACAAGCCGGTGCAGGTCGCCGTGGAATGCGACTTCTCCACCATGGGCGGCTGCGGGCGTCACCGCTTCACGGTGTCGGAGCGCACCGACATCCTGTTCCAGGTGGAATTCGACCGCTCGCTCTCGCCGAGCGAGGCCGGCCACCTGCTGCTCAACAGCGATATTACCGGCGGAAACGGCGGCGTGAACCTCTTCGACGTCCGCGTCCTGCCCGGCGAGTGA
- the ppk2 gene encoding polyphosphate kinase 2, translated as MAEKAESRAVELDIRGKKRVFDVDDPVLPDWIDEKAFESGDYPYGKKLDNDEYEKTLTQLQIELVKVQFWQQKTGKRIMAVFEGRDAAGKGGAIHATMAYMNPRSARIVALTKPTETERGQWYFQRYVATFPTAGEFVLFDRSWYNRAGVEPVMGFCTPEEYEKFLKETPRFEKMIASENIHFFKFWLDIGREMQLKRFHDRRHDPLKVWKLSPMDIAALNKWGDYSDKRDRMLKETHTDTAPWTVIRANDKRRARINLIRHILTTLDYEGKDKQAIGAVDDKIVGSGPGFLK; from the coding sequence ATGGCGGAAAAGGCTGAAAGCCGGGCGGTTGAACTGGATATCCGTGGCAAGAAGCGGGTGTTCGATGTCGATGATCCCGTCCTGCCCGACTGGATCGACGAGAAGGCCTTCGAATCCGGCGACTACCCCTACGGCAAGAAGCTCGACAACGACGAATACGAAAAAACCCTGACGCAGTTGCAGATCGAGCTGGTGAAGGTGCAGTTCTGGCAGCAGAAGACCGGCAAGCGCATCATGGCCGTGTTCGAGGGTCGCGACGCCGCCGGCAAGGGCGGCGCGATCCACGCCACCATGGCCTATATGAACCCGCGCTCCGCCCGCATCGTCGCGCTGACCAAGCCGACCGAGACCGAGCGCGGCCAATGGTATTTCCAGCGCTATGTCGCGACCTTCCCTACGGCCGGCGAATTCGTGCTGTTCGACCGCTCCTGGTACAACCGCGCGGGCGTGGAACCCGTCATGGGCTTCTGCACGCCGGAGGAATACGAGAAATTCCTGAAGGAGACGCCGCGCTTCGAGAAGATGATCGCCTCGGAAAACATCCACTTCTTCAAGTTCTGGCTCGATATCGGCCGCGAGATGCAGCTCAAGCGCTTCCATGACCGCCGGCACGACCCGCTCAAGGTCTGGAAGCTTTCGCCGATGGATATCGCGGCGCTCAACAAATGGGGCGATTATTCCGACAAACGCGACCGCATGCTCAAGGAAACCCATACGGACACCGCGCCCTGGACGGTGATCCGCGCCAACGACAAGCGGCGAGCACGCATCAACCTCATCCGCCATATCCTCACGACGCTCGACTACGAGGGCAAGGACAAACAGGCCATCGGCGCCGTCGACGACAAGATCGTCGGCTCGGGGCCGGGCTTCCTCAAATAG
- the phoR gene encoding phosphate regulon sensor histidine kinase PhoR, which yields MAREWVAVADQRTGFGWLAAQLWGERVLIAAAVFVGFMMWLAGLHLGWVSFAVLLLVIAGLMRMERRTAGSVRTMAVPAAPVPEPAPPADDLAAVSAVLGALDAPALLLSARQTVKLQNRAAEAVFGPIPQGSDLAGRIRAPGILDMVREAIGSGQPRETEHAERLPSETVYVVRIAPLAGPATEPLWLLTFRDVSQAHRIDRMRSDFIANASHELRTPLASLRGFIETLQGPARNDPKAHERFLGIMHEQATRMSRLVDDLLSLSRLELRSNLAPDQSVDLVPLLGHVRDSLQPLAGDLGVDIVLDLPQHPVTVPGDRDELVEVCENLIENACKYGQEGRRVDVVLTGGGEAPVELSVTDYGPGIPPEHVPRITERFYRVNVEASRSKKGTGLGLAIVKHILTRHKARLVVKSELGKGTVFTVKF from the coding sequence CTGGCAAGGGAATGGGTGGCGGTGGCGGATCAGCGCACGGGCTTCGGCTGGCTGGCGGCGCAACTGTGGGGCGAACGGGTTCTCATCGCGGCTGCCGTCTTCGTCGGTTTCATGATGTGGCTCGCCGGCCTGCATCTCGGCTGGGTGTCCTTCGCCGTCCTGCTTCTGGTCATCGCCGGGCTGATGCGCATGGAGCGGCGAACGGCAGGCTCCGTGCGAACCATGGCTGTCCCGGCCGCGCCGGTCCCTGAGCCCGCGCCGCCCGCTGACGATCTGGCGGCGGTTTCCGCCGTGCTCGGCGCGCTCGATGCGCCCGCGCTGCTGCTTTCGGCCCGCCAGACCGTGAAGCTGCAGAACCGTGCGGCGGAAGCGGTCTTCGGCCCGATCCCGCAGGGCAGCGATCTGGCCGGCCGGATTCGCGCGCCCGGCATTCTCGACATGGTGCGCGAGGCGATCGGTTCCGGCCAGCCGCGCGAGACCGAGCATGCCGAGCGGCTTCCTTCCGAGACGGTCTATGTCGTGCGCATCGCCCCGCTCGCCGGCCCCGCCACCGAACCGCTGTGGCTGCTGACCTTCCGCGACGTCTCGCAGGCCCATCGCATAGATCGCATGCGCTCCGACTTCATCGCCAATGCCAGCCACGAGCTGCGCACGCCGCTCGCGTCCCTGCGCGGCTTCATCGAGACGCTGCAGGGGCCGGCGCGGAACGATCCCAAGGCCCATGAGCGCTTCCTCGGCATCATGCACGAGCAGGCGACGCGCATGAGCCGCCTTGTGGACGACCTGCTCTCGCTCTCCCGCCTCGAGCTGCGCTCCAACCTCGCCCCCGACCAGAGCGTCGACCTCGTGCCGCTGCTCGGCCATGTGCGCGACAGCCTCCAGCCGCTTGCAGGCGATCTCGGCGTCGATATCGTCCTCGACCTGCCGCAGCATCCCGTCACCGTGCCCGGCGATCGTGACGAACTGGTCGAGGTCTGCGAGAACCTGATCGAGAATGCCTGCAAATACGGGCAGGAGGGCAGGCGGGTGGATGTCGTGCTGACGGGCGGCGGCGAGGCGCCGGTCGAGCTGTCCGTCACCGATTACGGTCCCGGCATCCCGCCCGAGCATGTGCCGCGCATCACCGAGCGCTTCTACCGGGTCAATGTGGAAGCGAGCCGGTCCAAGAAGGGCACGGGCCTCGGCCTTGCCATCGTCAAGCACATCCTCACCCGCCACAAGGCGCGCCTCGTGGTGAAGTCCGAGCTGGGCAAGGGGACGGTCTTTACCGTGAAATTCTGA
- a CDS encoding substrate-binding domain-containing protein codes for MKSLKLTVAALVASAAFAGVAVARDQVQIAGSSTVLPYAKIVAETFGETFPDFKTPIVESGGSSGGLKEFCKGVGPNTIDIANSSRPIKDSEIEACKAAGVTEIQEIKIGYDGIVFATDTGNADLKLEPKDLYQALAAEVVVDGKLVANPYKKWSEINKDLPDAEIAAYIPGEKHGTREVFEEKILAKGCKDVGALDVIKAAVADEKEQHAKCVAVRKDGLAVDIDGDYTETLSRIAANKSGIGVFGLSFYENNADKLKVATVSGVVPSTETIASGEYPVSRPLFFYVKKAHLGVIPGLKEYVEFFTGDDMIGPDSPLAEYGLVAAPDAEREEIRQSFVDGKIM; via the coding sequence ATGAAATCTCTTAAGCTCACCGTCGCGGCGCTCGTTGCCTCCGCCGCATTCGCAGGCGTTGCCGTTGCGCGCGACCAGGTCCAGATCGCCGGCTCCTCCACCGTTCTTCCCTACGCCAAGATCGTCGCCGAGACGTTCGGCGAGACCTTCCCCGACTTCAAGACCCCGATCGTCGAATCCGGCGGTTCCTCCGGCGGCCTGAAGGAATTCTGCAAGGGCGTCGGCCCGAACACCATCGACATCGCCAATTCCTCGCGCCCGATCAAGGACAGCGAGATCGAGGCCTGCAAGGCCGCCGGCGTGACCGAAATCCAGGAAATCAAGATCGGCTATGACGGCATCGTCTTCGCCACCGACACCGGCAATGCCGACCTGAAGCTGGAGCCGAAGGACCTCTACCAGGCGCTGGCCGCCGAAGTCGTCGTCGATGGCAAGCTCGTCGCCAACCCCTACAAGAAGTGGTCGGAAATCAACAAGGACCTGCCGGACGCCGAGATCGCCGCCTATATCCCGGGCGAAAAGCACGGCACGCGCGAAGTCTTCGAGGAAAAGATCCTCGCCAAGGGCTGCAAGGACGTCGGCGCTCTGGATGTCATCAAGGCTGCCGTTGCCGATGAGAAGGAACAGCACGCCAAGTGCGTCGCCGTTCGCAAGGATGGCCTCGCCGTCGATATCGACGGTGACTATACCGAAACGCTGTCCCGCATCGCCGCCAACAAGTCCGGCATCGGCGTGTTCGGCCTGTCCTTCTATGAAAACAACGCCGACAAGCTGAAGGTCGCCACCGTCAGCGGCGTCGTTCCGTCGACCGAGACGATCGCTTCCGGCGAATATCCGGTTTCCCGCCCGCTGTTCTTCTACGTCAAGAAGGCGCATCTCGGCGTCATCCCGGGCCTGAAGGAATATGTCGAGTTCTTCACGGGCGACGACATGATCGGCCCGGACTCCCCGCTCGCCGAATACGGCCTCGTCGCGGCTCCCGATGCCGAGCGCGAGGAAATCCGTCAGTCCTTCGTGGACGGCAAGATCATGTAA
- the pstC gene encoding phosphate ABC transporter permease subunit PstC: MSISLLLLIVAGIGAAGYLLGSWRANALAGGKLSSLHSRPGYYGAFVAVWSILPAALLLLVWAVASPAYIGSAVRAGFPEEVKATSQAEQNLSYNMIGAISRGLPTLSPEERETLLRDASAARGILGAKGVPLAADPAPYMLKAAEDLDRMTATSGAVLTILVVAVALAGAFLSYRAIAPKFRARNRVEGVMLAGLIGASSIAILTTVGIVASMATEAVHFFNMVPAWEFFFGTTWDPRFAAAGATDSSGQFGLIPLLAGTLYIGFVAMLVAVPVGLFAAIYMSEYASRTVRSIAKPLLEVLAGIPTIVYGFFALITVGPFLRDISAQLNGLVTGNYSNFIQAQSVLTAGFVMGIMLIPYVSSLSDDIITAVPRALRDGSLGLGATRSETIKRVILPAALPGIVGALLMTASRAIGETMIVVLAAGVAARMQLNPFEPMTTVTVKIVNQLTGDLEFTSPQTLVAFALGITLFVITLCLNIYALYIVRKYREQYE, translated from the coding sequence ATGAGTATTTCCCTTCTTCTGCTCATCGTCGCCGGGATCGGCGCGGCGGGCTACCTGCTCGGAAGCTGGCGCGCGAACGCGCTTGCCGGCGGCAAGCTGTCCAGCCTGCATTCCCGCCCGGGCTATTACGGCGCCTTCGTCGCGGTTTGGTCCATCCTCCCCGCCGCCCTGCTGCTGCTGGTCTGGGCCGTCGCAAGCCCGGCCTATATCGGCTCCGCCGTTCGCGCCGGCTTCCCTGAAGAGGTGAAGGCGACCTCGCAGGCCGAGCAGAACCTCAGCTACAACATGATCGGCGCGATTTCCCGCGGCCTTCCGACCCTGTCGCCGGAGGAGCGGGAGACCCTGTTGCGGGACGCTTCCGCCGCCCGCGGAATTCTCGGTGCCAAGGGCGTGCCGCTGGCCGCCGATCCCGCGCCCTACATGCTGAAGGCCGCCGAAGACCTCGACCGGATGACCGCGACAAGCGGCGCCGTGCTGACGATCCTTGTCGTGGCCGTCGCGCTTGCCGGCGCCTTCCTCTCCTACCGGGCCATCGCGCCGAAGTTCCGCGCCCGCAATCGCGTCGAGGGCGTGATGCTGGCCGGCCTGATCGGCGCGTCCTCCATCGCCATCCTGACGACGGTGGGCATCGTCGCCTCCATGGCGACGGAAGCCGTCCACTTCTTCAACATGGTCCCGGCCTGGGAGTTCTTCTTCGGCACGACCTGGGACCCACGCTTCGCGGCCGCCGGCGCGACGGACTCCTCCGGCCAGTTCGGCCTGATCCCGCTGCTCGCCGGCACGCTCTATATCGGCTTCGTCGCCATGCTGGTCGCCGTGCCGGTCGGCCTCTTCGCCGCCATCTACATGTCGGAATATGCCTCGCGCACCGTGCGCTCGATCGCAAAGCCCCTGCTCGAAGTGCTCGCCGGCATTCCGACCATCGTCTACGGCTTCTTCGCCCTCATCACGGTCGGCCCGTTCCTGCGCGATATCTCTGCGCAGCTCAACGGCCTCGTTACCGGCAACTATTCGAACTTCATCCAGGCGCAGAGCGTGCTGACGGCCGGTTTCGTCATGGGCATCATGCTGATCCCCTATGTCTCCTCGCTGTCGGACGACATCATCACCGCCGTGCCGAGGGCGCTGCGTGACGGCTCGCTCGGCCTCGGCGCCACCCGTTCGGAAACGATCAAGCGCGTCATCCTGCCGGCGGCCCTGCCAGGCATTGTCGGCGCGCTGCTGATGACCGCCTCGCGCGCCATCGGCGAGACCATGATCGTGGTGCTGGCCGCCGGCGTCGCCGCCCGCATGCAGCTCAATCCGTTCGAGCCGATGACCACCGTGACCGTCAAGATCGTCAACCAGCTCACGGGCGACCTCGAATTCACCTCGCCTCAGACGCTGGTGGCCTTCGCGCTCGGCATCACGCTCTTCGTCATCACGCTTTGCCTCAACATCTACGCCCTCTATATCGTGCGCAAATACCGGGAGCAGTACGAATGA
- the pstA gene encoding phosphate ABC transporter permease PstA produces the protein MSQVSTSPALGIATKPERRDIGLGRRYAAERRFRLYGMAAIGFGLLFLFLLLFSVVSKGYTAFQQTMITIPVEFSEQIIDKNNERATNPQKLVSANYPVVARNALAKVLGVDEKDRAGLKAVNGMISDSVRVQFRNLVTADPAIIGTTQTVTFLANGDLDSAFKGQIDLSVPETNRKVSDKQVGWMNTLAESGALSKHFNTGLFTNGASSRPEAAGVGVALVGSLYMMLIVLVLSLPIGVAASIYLEEFAPKNRFTDLIEVNINNLAAVPSIVYGLLGLAVFINFAGFPRSAALVGGLVLTLMTLPTIIIATRAALKAVPPSIRSAALGLGASKMQTVFHHVLPLAMPGILTGTIIGLAHALGETAPLLLIGMVAFVADVPATPMDPATALPVQIYMWANEAERAFVERTSGAIIVLLIFLILMNVGAILLRRRFERRW, from the coding sequence ATGAGCCAGGTCTCCACCAGCCCCGCCCTCGGCATCGCCACGAAGCCCGAACGCCGCGATATCGGCCTTGGCCGCCGCTACGCCGCCGAACGCCGCTTCCGCCTCTATGGCATGGCCGCCATCGGCTTCGGTCTCCTCTTCCTGTTCCTCTTGCTGTTCTCGGTGGTCTCCAAGGGCTACACCGCCTTCCAGCAGACGATGATCACGATCCCGGTCGAGTTTTCCGAGCAGATCATCGACAAGAACAACGAGCGCGCCACGAACCCGCAGAAACTGGTCTCGGCCAACTATCCGGTCGTCGCCCGCAATGCGCTCGCCAAGGTTCTCGGCGTCGATGAAAAGGATCGCGCCGGCCTCAAGGCCGTGAACGGCATGATCTCGGACAGCGTGCGCGTCCAGTTCCGCAACCTCGTCACCGCCGATCCCGCGATCATCGGCACGACGCAGACCGTAACTTTCCTCGCCAACGGCGATCTCGACTCGGCCTTCAAGGGCCAGATCGATCTCTCCGTGCCGGAAACCAACCGTAAGGTCTCCGACAAGCAGGTCGGCTGGATGAACACGCTTGCCGAAAGCGGCGCACTCTCCAAGCACTTCAACACCGGCCTCTTCACGAACGGCGCATCGAGCCGCCCGGAAGCCGCCGGCGTCGGCGTCGCCCTCGTCGGCTCGCTCTACATGATGCTGATCGTGCTCGTGCTGTCGCTGCCCATCGGCGTCGCCGCCTCGATCTATCTGGAAGAGTTCGCCCCGAAGAACCGTTTCACGGACCTCATCGAGGTGAACATCAACAACCTCGCCGCCGTGCCGTCCATCGTCTACGGTCTGCTTGGCCTGGCCGTCTTCATCAACTTCGCCGGTTTTCCGCGCTCGGCGGCTCTCGTCGGCGGCCTGGTGCTGACGCTGATGACGCTGCCGACCATCATCATCGCGACCCGCGCGGCGCTGAAGGCCGTGCCGCCGTCGATCCGTTCGGCGGCCCTCGGCCTCGGTGCCTCGAAGATGCAGACCGTGTTCCACCACGTCCTGCCGCTCGCCATGCCCGGCATCCTCACCGGCACGATCATCGGCCTTGCCCATGCACTGGGCGAAACCGCGCCGCTGCTCCTCATCGGCATGGTCGCCTTCGTCGCCGACGTTCCGGCAACGCCGATGGACCCGGCGACGGCTCTTCCGGTGCAGATCTACATGTGGGCGAACGAGGCCGAGCGCGCCTTCGTGGAGCGCACCTCGGGAG